One Pseudochaenichthys georgianus chromosome 4, fPseGeo1.2, whole genome shotgun sequence DNA window includes the following coding sequences:
- the gorab gene encoding RAB6-interacting golgin, translating to MSGWAGFSDEELQKMQPKDAMAAAAARGRKPAPANRSRQQIQREKALQMAAQKNGSPCLPPEQQLTKPPPREEPEPQPTAPAAAAAAAPAVRQEVQPKPSEIKPAPEEEIPAVKELEKQEVALREQTRLEHLQQEQKLIEERNKRKKALLTKTIAEKSKQTQAEAVKLKRIQKELQALDDMVSNDIGILRSRIEQASWEFSGARKRYEKAEVEYVQSKMDLHKKTEVKEQLTEHLCAIIQQNELRKAHKLEELMQQLHLQTTEEELEKQREEERGGCVETQKKTKQENGSLETQEESVRSSEDCKPTEEEEEKGGDVQQEHHLMTEPPKTEQDWTKLENGFQSELVAS from the exons ATGAGCGGCTGGGCCGGCTTTTCTGACGAGGAGTTACAGAAGATGCAGCCGAAAG ACGCGATGGCCGCTGCGGCTGCCCGGGGACGAAAGCCGGCTCCAGCCAACCGGAGTCGACAGCAGATACAGCGGGAGAAGGCTCTTCAGATGGCCGCTCAAAAAAACGGGTCTCCTTGTCTCCCACCGGAGCAACAACTCACCAAACCGCCGCCGAGGGAAGAGCCTGAACCTCAGCCCACAGccccggcagcagcagcagcagcagctccggCTGTCAGACAGGAGGTGCAGCCTAAACCAAGCGAGATAAAGCCGGCTCCAGAAGAGGAGATCCCGGCCGTCAAAGAGCTAGAGAAACAAGAGGTGGCACT ACGGGAACAAACACGTCTGGAGCATCTGCAGCAAGAACAAAAGCTAATTGAAGAGAGGAATAAGCGCAAGAAAGCTCTGCTGACAAAAACTATCGCTGAGAA GTCCAAACAGACTCAGGCAGAGGCTGTGAAGCTGAAGAGGATCCAGAAGGAGCTCCAGGCCCTCGATGACATGGTGTCCAATGATATCGGCATCCTAAGAAGCCGGATAGAACAGGCCAGCTGGGAGTTCTCCGGTGCCAG AAAGCGCTATGAGAAGGCGGAGGTGGAGTACGTGCAGAGCAAGATGGACCTGCACAAGAAGACggaggtgaaggagcagctgacGGAGCACCTCTGCGCCATCATCCAGCAGAACGAGCTGCGCAAGGCCCACAAGCTGGAGGAGCTGATGCAGCAGCTGCACCTTCAGACCACCGAGGAAGAGCTGgagaagcagagagaggaggagagaggaggctgtGTGGAGACGCAGAAAAAAACTAAACAAGAAAACGGCTCGCTGGAAACACAGGAGGAATCAGTGCGATCGAGTGAGGACTGTAAACCcacagaggaggaagaggagaagggAGGTGACGTCCAGCAGGAGCACCACCTGATGACTGAACCACCAAAGACCGAACAAGACTGGACAAAACTGGAAAACGGTTTTCAGAGTGAACTTGTGGCCTCCTGA